From a single Neokomagataea tanensis genomic region:
- a CDS encoding IS6 family transposase, producing the protein MSKIPLSYKRHRFPRELIAHAVWLYFRFPLSFRLVEEMLLERGIVVSYETICRWNLKFGAEYVRSLRRKRAKRGDLWHLDEVRVVIGGHIHWLWRAVDQDGYILDEILQKQRNTKAAKRLLTRLLRQQGVRPRRMITDKLKSYEAAKRKLGLSVRHLSHKGLNNRAENSHLPLRKRERTMQRFRSPGGCQRFLTVFSAVRNLFVPPVANANALARHMHRLQAFAQWKTVTILTA; encoded by the coding sequence ATGAGTAAAATACCATTGAGCTACAAACGGCATCGTTTTCCGCGTGAATTGATAGCCCATGCGGTATGGTTGTATTTCCGTTTTCCATTGAGCTTTCGTTTGGTTGAGGAAATGCTGCTCGAACGTGGGATTGTGGTGTCGTATGAGACGATTTGTCGCTGGAACCTGAAGTTTGGTGCGGAGTATGTTCGCAGTTTGCGCCGCAAACGCGCCAAACGTGGTGATTTATGGCATTTGGACGAAGTTAGGGTTGTGATTGGCGGCCACATTCATTGGCTCTGGCGCGCTGTCGATCAAGACGGCTATATCCTTGATGAAATTCTTCAAAAACAGCGTAATACCAAGGCCGCCAAGCGTCTCCTGACCCGCCTTTTGCGCCAGCAAGGTGTGCGTCCCCGGCGGATGATCACGGATAAGCTGAAATCGTATGAGGCCGCAAAGCGCAAACTCGGCCTGTCTGTCCGGCATCTTTCCCACAAAGGGCTGAACAATCGAGCCGAAAACAGCCATTTACCGCTACGAAAACGGGAACGAACCATGCAAAGGTTCCGATCCCCGGGCGGATGTCAGAGGTTCTTAACCGTCTTCTCGGCCGTCCGTAATCTCTTCGTTCCACCCGTCGCTAACGCCAATGCTCTCGCACGACACATGCATCGTCTCCAAGCCTTCGCGCAGTGGAAAACTGTGACTATTCTCACGGCCTGA